From the Polaribacter tangerinus genome, the window ATAACGTGATCTGCAATTTTTCGAACTTGTGTATCACCTTGTGTAACTATAGCAATAATTTTACCTGATCTAGACTTTATCTCCTGAATATTGCTAACCACCTTTTCGTAATGCCCTTTGTTAGTAGCTATTACAAAAATTGGCATATTTTCATCAATTAGAGCAATTGGTCCATGTTTCATCTCTGCTGCCGGATATCCCTCTGCATGAATATAAGAGATTTCCTTTAACTTTAAAGCACCTTCTAATGCTACCGGAAAATTAAATCCTCTACCTAAATACAAACAATTAGGAGCATCTTTGTAAACGGCTGCAATTTCTTTTACTTTATCATCTATTTTTAACAAGTCTGCTACTTTATTCGGAATTAGCTGCATATTTTGCAAATACATTCTAAATGCCGAGTTAGATAATGTTCCTTTAGACTTTGCTAACTTTAAAGAAATAAGAGTAAGTAGTGTTATTTGAGTAGTAAATGCTTTGGTAGAGGCAACTCCTATTTCGGGCCCTGCATGTGTATACGCACCTGCATGAGTTTCTCTAGCAATAGAAGAACCTACAACGTTACATATACCAAAAACAAAGGCGCCTTTAGATTTTGCTAATTTAATAGCCGCTAATGTGTCTGCTGTTTCTCCAGATTGAGAAATTGCAATTACAACATCATTTGCAGTAACAATAGGATTTCTGTATCTAAATTCTGAAGCATATTCTACCTCTACAGGAATCCTAGCCATATCTTCTAAAAGATACTCTCCCACCAAACCTGCATGCCAAGAAGTACCACAAGCCACAATAATTATTCTATTGGCATTTAAAAACTTCTGTAAATGATCGTCTATTCCAGACATTTTAATAAGTCCTTCGTCAGGTAACATTCTACCTCTAAAAGTATCTGTGATTGCCTTTGGTTGCTCGTAAATTTCTTTGAGCATAAAATGATCATACCCTCCTTTTTCTATTTGCTCTAAACTTAATTTTAACTTCTGAATATTGGCATCTACAAGAGAATCGTCTTTAATTTTACGAACTTTAATCCCTTTATTCAACTTAATTATTGCTAATTCTTCATCTTCTAAATAAATAGCATTTTTGGTATATTCTATAAAAGGAGAGGCGTCTGAAGCAATAAAAAACTCAGAGTTTCCTTCTCCAACTCCAATAGCAATGGGGCTTCCTAAACGTGCAACAACAATTTCGTCTGGTTTAGTTTTGTCGAAAACAGCAATAGCATATGCACCAATAACATTGTTTAACGCCAATTGTACTGCTTTACCTAATTTACAGTTCTCTTCTTTTTTTACTTCTTCTATAAGATTGATAAGAACTTCGGTATCGGTATCACTTTTAAAAGTATATCCTCTAGTTATTAATTCTTTCTTTAAAGAATCGTAGTTTTCTATTATTCCGTTATGAACAATTACTAAGTCGGATGATTTTGATAAATGTGGATGCGAATTTACATCATTTGGCACACCATGTGTTGCCCAGCGTGTGTGACCTATACCTATGTTTCCTTTTTTTCTTTCTTCTTCTTTATTGGTAATAACCTCTAAATCCGAAACTTTCCCCTTTGTTTTTGTAAGCTGAATATTTTTTCCATCATAAATCATTATCCCAGCACTGTCATAGCCACGATATTCCAATCTTTTTAATCCGTTTACTACAATTGGATAGGCGTCTCTATTACCTATATATCCTGTAATTCCACACATAATATTGCAATTTTATTGATTGATTTTTTAATTCTTAACCGTGTAGGAAATCTTAAGCTTAGCTCTTCTTTCTCCGTTTAAAGTTTCATCACCATTTAAAATAGAAACTGCTTTGGGGTTCCAGTTGTAATTTGTAAAAATAGTATCTGTAATTTGCGTATCTGAACTGTTATAAACTTTTAATCTTAATGGTGGATTGTAACTTGTTGCACCACTTAAAATATCTGATAAATAATCTGATATGCCAAAAATATACCTATCTTTCTTATTGTTTTCTCTTCTTAACCTTCCATCAAAAGAAACAATTCCTTCACTTAAAATATCTTTCACATGGCTAGCTACAATCTTTCCGTTTGCATCCTCGCCTCTTTTATATAAATACAATTGATTTGCTACATTACTAGTATCCGATGCCTGATTGATGTAAAACGTAAGTTCTGCATCATTTATCAGCCAATTTTTACTTCTTAACGCAGCAATTTGAGCAGTTGATAAAATTTCTACTTTTGCCTCTGAACCTGCAGCTCCTTGCAATACAACTTGATTGTTTGCAGGATAAGTTTTATGGTTCATTTTGTAGCTATTATTTATAATTCCGCCCAACTGAAAAGTATGCTTTTGCTTTATAACTGTATCTATTTGGCTAGAATTTGCCTTAAAGTAAGTGTTTGTATAATAAACTTCTATAAGTGGCCTTAAACTTTCTGAACTTGAGTTTCTTAAATTAAATGAAATTAAAGAACCACCTCTTTTACCTGAAGCAT encodes:
- the glmS gene encoding glutamine--fructose-6-phosphate transaminase (isomerizing); the encoded protein is MCGITGYIGNRDAYPIVVNGLKRLEYRGYDSAGIMIYDGKNIQLTKTKGKVSDLEVITNKEEERKKGNIGIGHTRWATHGVPNDVNSHPHLSKSSDLVIVHNGIIENYDSLKKELITRGYTFKSDTDTEVLINLIEEVKKEENCKLGKAVQLALNNVIGAYAIAVFDKTKPDEIVVARLGSPIAIGVGEGNSEFFIASDASPFIEYTKNAIYLEDEELAIIKLNKGIKVRKIKDDSLVDANIQKLKLSLEQIEKGGYDHFMLKEIYEQPKAITDTFRGRMLPDEGLIKMSGIDDHLQKFLNANRIIIVACGTSWHAGLVGEYLLEDMARIPVEVEYASEFRYRNPIVTANDVVIAISQSGETADTLAAIKLAKSKGAFVFGICNVVGSSIARETHAGAYTHAGPEIGVASTKAFTTQITLLTLISLKLAKSKGTLSNSAFRMYLQNMQLIPNKVADLLKIDDKVKEIAAVYKDAPNCLYLGRGFNFPVALEGALKLKEISYIHAEGYPAAEMKHGPIALIDENMPIFVIATNKGHYEKVVSNIQEIKSRSGKIIAIVTQGDTQVRKIADHVIEIPETEEALTPLLTTIPLQLLSYHIAVMLGKNVDQPRNLAKSVTVE